A window of Raineyella sp. W15-4 contains these coding sequences:
- a CDS encoding ABC transporter ATP-binding protein — protein sequence MTTADPIAVVQDLTKRYGSFTALHGVSFEIARGEVLSLLGPNGAGKSTTLEIMEGYRDRTTGRVQVLGEDPGTAGRAWRARLGIVGQSTGAAESATVRELVGHFATFYPHPRDVAATIEAVGLADKARARIASLSGGQRRRLDVALGIIGRPELLFLDEPTTGFDPEARRRFWELIEQLRDEGTTILLTTHYLDEAAHLSDRAVVIAAGRVVAEGPIDRLGGEEARTPIVRWSEGPTVRSVRTDEPARIVAGLHRTEGEPTGLEVIRPSLEDIYLGIIARAEDAHAEDATATDDHHADGRSIDTDPARPVGIPA from the coding sequence ATGACCACCGCAGACCCCATCGCCGTCGTCCAGGACCTGACCAAGCGCTACGGCTCCTTCACCGCCCTGCACGGGGTGTCCTTCGAGATCGCCCGCGGCGAGGTGCTGTCGCTGCTCGGCCCCAACGGCGCCGGGAAGAGCACCACGCTGGAGATCATGGAGGGCTACCGGGACCGGACTACCGGCCGGGTGCAGGTGCTGGGCGAGGACCCCGGGACGGCCGGCCGGGCCTGGCGGGCCCGCCTCGGCATCGTCGGGCAGTCCACCGGGGCGGCCGAATCCGCCACGGTCCGGGAACTCGTCGGCCACTTCGCAACCTTCTACCCCCACCCACGCGACGTGGCGGCGACGATCGAGGCGGTCGGCCTCGCCGACAAGGCCCGGGCCCGGATCGCGTCCCTCTCCGGCGGGCAGCGGCGCCGCCTCGACGTGGCCCTCGGCATCATCGGCCGGCCCGAGCTGCTCTTCCTCGATGAGCCGACCACCGGCTTCGACCCGGAGGCGCGCCGCCGCTTCTGGGAGCTGATCGAACAGCTGCGCGACGAGGGCACCACCATCCTGCTGACCACCCACTACCTCGACGAGGCGGCCCACTTGAGCGACCGCGCGGTGGTCATCGCCGCCGGGCGGGTGGTCGCCGAGGGACCGATCGACCGGCTCGGCGGGGAGGAGGCACGGACGCCGATCGTCCGCTGGTCCGAGGGCCCGACCGTACGCTCCGTCCGCACCGACGAGCCGGCCCGGATCGTCGCCGGCCTGCACCGCACCGAGGGCGAACCGACCGGCCTGGAGGTGATCCGCCCCAGCCTGGAGGACATCTACCTCGGCATCATCGCCCGGGCCGAGGACGCCCACGCCGAGGACGCCACCGCGACCGACGACCACCACGCCGACGGCCGGTCCATCGATACCGACCCTGCCCGGCCGGTCGGCATCCCGGCCTGA
- a CDS encoding ABC transporter permease has protein sequence MHTLTVGTGRIAFETRGYFRRGDQVFFTFLFPVLMLTIFATAFSSMDFGPGVTAAGYYLPGMLAAGILLSGVQNLGIDIANERHDGTLKRLAGTPLAPASYFIGKLGQVFVTGVAQAALLLVVARVVFDVGLPTDPARWGTFAWVLGLGLVTCALLGIAVAQLPRSGKSAGAVITPVVLVLQFISGVYLPYSQLPGWLQQTAAVFPLKWMAQGMRQVFLPDSFAAAEVGGSWALASVALALALWLLLGFVAALAVFRWIRKD, from the coding sequence ATGCACACCCTCACCGTCGGCACCGGCCGGATCGCCTTCGAGACTCGCGGTTACTTCCGCCGCGGCGACCAGGTCTTCTTCACCTTCCTCTTCCCGGTGCTGATGCTGACCATCTTCGCCACCGCCTTCAGCTCGATGGACTTCGGTCCCGGCGTCACCGCCGCCGGCTACTACCTGCCCGGGATGCTCGCCGCGGGGATCCTGCTCAGCGGAGTGCAGAACCTCGGCATCGACATCGCCAACGAGCGCCACGACGGCACCCTCAAGCGGCTCGCCGGCACGCCGCTGGCACCGGCCTCCTACTTCATCGGCAAGCTCGGCCAGGTGTTCGTCACCGGGGTGGCGCAGGCGGCGCTGCTGCTGGTCGTCGCCCGGGTTGTCTTCGACGTGGGCCTGCCCACCGACCCGGCCCGCTGGGGCACCTTCGCCTGGGTGCTCGGGCTCGGCCTGGTGACCTGCGCACTGCTGGGCATCGCGGTCGCCCAACTGCCCCGCAGCGGCAAGAGCGCCGGCGCGGTGATCACCCCGGTCGTCCTCGTCCTGCAGTTCATCTCCGGGGTGTACCTGCCGTACTCCCAGCTGCCCGGCTGGCTGCAGCAGACCGCCGCCGTGTTCCCGCTCAAGTGGATGGCCCAGGGGATGCGACAGGTCTTCCTGCCCGACTCCTTCGCCGCCGCCGAGGTGGGCGGCAGCTGGGCGCTGGCCTCCGTCGCGCTGGCCCTCGCACTGTGGCTGCTGCTGGGCTTCGTCGCCGCACTGGCCGTCTTCCGCTGGATCCGGAAGGATTGA